A genomic region of Penaeus vannamei isolate JL-2024 chromosome 42, ASM4276789v1, whole genome shotgun sequence contains the following coding sequences:
- the LOC138860588 gene encoding uncharacterized protein: MGQCHSCRRAREDVGDPREREAVPHSGSDSALDSSHSGGEDASYLGEGIRRARSGRSSQSSGKYSLRDSVGSCGECERQERPPEKAREVHPVPGFRSVQDEEDSDGDSRDSLQPLQDISKRPAFPGGSCDSVRGSVSPVSPAAKDLKERLGRSTSLKFRFASDNSAEVLNSWSWSGLTSQRRSASLRLPRRPKRPRDLGANLPTIYVENPEETQRRYREQQELSRKTSLKRALSLLSVNSLSRDRQDVSMSQRSQKPVQKILRQPRRRHNTVRGMSGMAIDRANQASVQHAGACYYPTRNNVRFSPRADDGFAY; the protein is encoded by the coding sequence ATGGGGCAGTGCCACTCTTGCCGCCGCGCGCGCGAGGACGTCGGTGACCCTCGGGAGCGGGAGGCGGTCCCCCACTCGGGCTCGGACTCGGCCCTAGACTCGAGTCACAGCGGCGGCGAGGACGCCAGCTACCTGGGCGAGGGCATCCGGCGGGCAAGGAGCGGGAGGAGCAGCCAGTCCTCGGGCAAGTACAGCCTCCGGGACTCCGTGGGCAGCTGCGGCGAGTGCGAACGCCAGGAGCGACCTCctgagaaggcgagggaggtgCATCCCGTGCCGGGCTTCAGAAGTGTGCAGGATGAGGAGGACAGCGACGGGGACAGCCGGGATTCACTGCAGCCACTGCAGGACATCAGTAAACGACCTGCGTTCCCTGGGGGTTCCTGTGACAGCGTCAGGGGTTCCGTCAGCCCTGTCTCGCCCGCGGCCAAGGACCTGAAGGAGAGACTCGGCCGCTCTACCTCTCTCAAGTTCCGCTTCGCCTCGGACAACAGCGCCGAGGTCCTCAACAGCTGGTCGTGGTCGGGGTTGACGTCGCAGCGCCGCTCGGCGTCCCTGCGGCTCCCTCGCAGACCCAAGAGACCTCGGGACCTCGGCGCGAACCTGCCCACGATCTACGTCGAGAACCCCGAGGAGACGCAGCGCAGGTACAGGGAGCAGCAGGAACTGAGTAGAAAGACATCCCTCAAGCGCGCCCTCTCTCTGCTGAGTGTCAACTCGCTCAGCAGGGACCGACAGGACGTCTCGATGTCCCAGCGGAGCCAGAAGCCCGTGCAAAAGATCCTGCGGCAGCCCCGTCGCCGCCACAACACAGTGCGAGGCATGAGCGGCATGGCCATCGACAGGGCCAACCAGGCCAGCGTCCAGCACGCCGGGGCCTGCTACTACCCGACCCGGAACAACGTCCGCTTTTCTCCGCGGGCCGACGATGGCTTCGCCTACTGA